One segment of Pleuronectes platessa chromosome 21, fPlePla1.1, whole genome shotgun sequence DNA contains the following:
- the qrfprb gene encoding pyroglutamylated RF-amide peptide receptor translates to MAAASTDSGQGATKITPEALQEMLRYYNLSRREFINTYNIQPLVYIPELPYSAKTTFVIMYAVIFVLALAGNTLVIYIVVKKRAIHTATDIFICSLAVSDLLITFFCVPFTLLQNISSEWFGGVLVCKTVPFVQTTAIVTGILTMTCIAIERYQGIVFPLKMRRQLSSKRAYKMLGIVWIASVIVGSPMLFVQQLEVKYDFLYDHYHVCCQESWHSVTHRQTYTTFIMVALFLLPLAAMLFLYTRIGIELWIRNRVGDSSVLNTMNHREISKISRKKKRAAKMMITIVLLFTICWAPFHTVHMLFEYYDLEKKYDGVTISMIIAVVQAIGFFNSFNNPIVYAFMNENFKKSCISTLSQCVRKHNQQGGAVVAPKVSVKFVKPQSREAFADSQAGHSSNQTSKDKGPSNALHRDRALEVIVEKISTVQTELPANSSSQVK, encoded by the exons ATGGCAGCGGCCTCCACAGACTCCGGCCAGGGCGCCACCAAGATCACCCCCgaagcgctgcaggagatgctgCGCTACTATAACCTGAGCCGCCGGGAGTTCATCAACACCTACAACATCCAGCCGCTCGTCTACATCCCCGAGTTGCCGTACAGCGCCAAGACCACCTTCGTGATCATGTACGCGGTGATCTTCGTGCTGGCGCTCGCGGGGAACACGCTGGTCATCTACATAGTGGTGAAGAAACGTGCGATCCACACGGCGACGGATATCTTCATCTGCTCCCTGGCGGTCAGCGACCTGCTCATCACTTTCTTCTGCGTCCCTTTCACCCTGCTGCAGAACATCTCCTCGGAGTGGTTCGGAG ggGTTCTGGTTTGCAAGACGGTTCCCTTTGTACAGACTACAGCCATAGTGACCGGCATCCTCACAATGACCTGCATTGCCATTGAGAGATACCAGGGCATTGTCTTTCCCCTGAAGATGAGGAGGCAGCTCTCGTCCAAACGAGCATACAAGATGCTAG GAATCGTATGGATTGCCTCGGTGATCGTGGGCTCACCAAtgctgtttgtgcagcagctagAG GTGAAGTACGACTTCTTGTACGACCATTACCACGTGTGCTGTCAGGAGAGTTGGCACTCTGTGACCCACCGGCAGACGTACACCACCTTCATCATGGTGGCTCTGTTCCTGCTCCCCTTGGCCGCCATGCTGTTCCTCTACACGCGCATCGGGATCGAGCTGTGGATCCGCAACAGGGTGGGCGACTCCTCGGTCCTCAACACCATGAACCACAGGGAGATCAGCAAGATCTCTAG gaaaaagaaaagagcggCCAAAATGATGATCACCATCGTCCTGTTGTTCACGATTTGCTGGGCACCGTTCCACACGGTCCACATGCTGTTTGAGTACT ATGACCTGGAGAAGAAATACGACGGAGTCACCATCAGCATGATCATCGCTGTGGTTCAGGCCATCGGGTTCTTCAACAGCTTCAACAATCCCATTGTGTACGCCTTCATGAACGAGAACTTCAAGAAGAGCTGCATCTCCACCCTCTCCCAGTGCGTCAGGAAGCACAACCAGCAGGGCGGCGCCGTGGTGGCTCCTAAAGTCAGCGTGAAGTTCGTCAAACCCCAAAGCAGGGAGGCGTTCGCAGATTCGCAGGCAGGACACAGCTCGAACCAGACCTCCAAGGACAAAGGCCCCTCGAATGCACTGCACAGAGACCGCGCCCTGGAAGTGATAGTAGAAAAGATCTCCACCGTCCAAACTGAGCTGCCTGCCAACAGCTCCTCCCAGGTCAAATGA